In Alkalibaculum bacchi, the genomic stretch CTTTGGAACCCTTACCGAGCAATAGGAGGGGCTTATTTCTTTGGAGGACTAAGCATAATTGGCTTTAGACTTCAAAAATACAGTCTACCCATATCTATTTATTTCTTAGATATGTTGCCTTATCTTGCAACGATCATAGTACTTATCTTCATGTCTTTAAAGAAGAGTAAAGAAAACAAACCACCAAAAGAACTAAGCCGAGCGTATTTTAGGGAGGAAAGGTAATTAAGGTGGTAAGGTGGTAAGGTGGTAAGGTGGTAAGGTGGTAAGCAAAGGCATAACTCGCCTTCGGGCGAGTAAAGGACTTGTGAGACGGAATCCCTGTCATTCTGGAGCGAAGCGAAGAATCTTAGACTAGAGAGCCCGACCCAAAAAGTTTTTGCTGACCACCTGACCACCAGCCTTTTTCCAAGCTTCCGACCAGAATTTTTCCACTTTCGACTTTCCACCTTCTGCTAATGAACCATTGCTCGATAACTACTTAACAATCATTCAACTATGGTTAAAACATATTATCATTTAAAATACATGTATATTTTCAGAAAATTCTTTTAATCATAATGATTTTTTGATACAATGAAAAGAATAATAAATTTTTCCATAACTAAAAGGAGGTCTTGTATGAAAAGGTTTAATAAGGTTCTTATTGCCAATAGAGGAGAAATCGCTATTCGTATTATACGAGCTTGTAAGGAGCTTGGTATAACAACTGTTGCTATATACGCAGAAGAAGATAAGCTATCTTTGTTTAGAAGAAAAGCTGATGAGGCGTATTTAATAGAAGATCACAGAGGGCCAGTAGATGCTTATCTTAATATGGATAAAATCATCTCTCTTGCTAAAAAGAAAAATGTAGATGCTATTCATCCTGGTTATGGGTTTTTAGCAGAAAATCCAGTATTTGCTCGCAAATGTGAAAAAGAAGGCATTACATTTATTGGACCTACTTATCAAATGATGGAGCAATTAGGAGATAAGATCCAATCAAAAATCGTGGCTCATAAAGTAGGCGTTCCAACGATTCCTGGCGTAGAAAAGCCAATCACTTCTGATAAAGATGCTCTAGAATTTGCTAAAATTGCAGGCTATCCTGTTATGTTAAAAGCAGCCGCTGGTGGTGGTGGACGTGGAATGAGAATCGTTGAGAGCGAAGAAAGCTTACTTAAAGATTTCAAATCCGCTCAAAATGAAGCTCTCAAGGCCTTCGGCAATGGAGATATATTTATTGAAAAATACCTTCAACAGCCAAAACATATAGAAGTTCAAATATTAGGCGATAATTACGGAAATGCAGTACACTTATTTGAAAGGGACTGCTCTATTCAAAGAAGACACCAAAAAATTATTGAATTTACACCTTCTTTAAGTATTACAGAAGAACAAAGGCAAGCCATTTGTGAGGATGCTTTAAAAATTGCTCGATCTGTAAACTATAGAAATGCAGGTACAGTAGAATTTTTAGTAGATAGAAATGGCGATCATTTCTTTATTGAAATGAACCCTAGAATTCAAGTTGAGCATACTGTTACAGAAATGGTTACAGATATTGATATCGTTCAAACGCAAATTTTAATTGCTCAAGGGCTGCGATTAGATTCTAACGAAATTGGCATTACCAGCCAAGATGATGTACAGGTCAGTGGTGCAGCTATCCAGTGTAGAATAACTACAGAAGATCCACAAAACAATTTTATGCCAGACACAGGTAAATTAGAGGTCTACCGTACAGGTGGTGGCTATGGTTTGCGATTAGATTCAGGAAATGGATTTACTGGCGCATATATCTCACCTTATTATGATTCTCTATTGGTAAAAATGACTGCCTTTGCAAAAGATTTTGAAAAAGCGAGAACAAAAGCTGTTCGCGGACTAAAGGAAATTGAAATCGAAGGAGTAAAAACCAATAAAGACTTCTTAATAAATGTATTAGAACATCCAACATTTATTAATGGAGACTGTGATACAAACTTCATCGACCAAAATCCCGAATTATTTAAATTGAGATTTAGAGGCAGTGAAGAAAAAAGATTGTTAAACTTCTTAGGGGAAAAGGTCGTAAACGAGACAACAGGAAACAAAGCAGATTTCGATCTACCTATTGTACCAAAAGTGGACCATACTGAAATGTTATACGGAACAAAACAGATTTTAGATGAAAAAGGACCACAAGGTATTGTAGACTACATCAAATCTCAAGACAAACTACTTATTTGTGATACGACTATGAGAGACGCTCATCAATCTTTATTAGCTACTCGAGTAAGAAGTAGAGATATGATTAAAATTGCCCGTGCTACATCTGTTTTAGCAAAAGATTTATTCTCTATAGAAATGTGGGGAGGAGCAACTTTTGATGTTTGCTATCGCTATTTAAGAGAATCTCCATGGAAGAGACTAGAGGAAATCAGAGAGAGAATTCCAAACATAATGTTGCAAATGCTTTTTAGAGGAGCCAATGCAGTAGGGTATAAAAATTATCCTGATAATGTGTTAAAATCATTTATCAAACAATCTGCAAACTCTGGCATCGACGTATTTAGAATTTTTGATTCCTTAAACTGGATGGAAGCTATGAAGGTGCCAATTGAAGAAGTTTTAAAGCAAGATAAAATAGCTGAAGTAGCAATGTGTTATACAGGTGATATTCTAGATGAGAAAAAAACGAAATACAATTTAGATTACTATGTAAAGATGGCAAAAGAGATTGAAGAGACAGGAGCTCATATCCTAGCCATCAAAGATATGTCAGCCTTGTTAAAACCAGCAGCTGCATACAAGCTCATTTCAACATTAAAAGAAGAAGTGAATATTCCAGTTAGACTTCATACTCACGACACTACAGGAAATGGTGTGGCTACAGTAATAATGGCATCATTAGCAGGGGTAGATATTGTAGACACTGCTTTAAATGGTGTGAGCGGTTTGACAAGTCAACCAGCCTTAAACTCTGTGGTAGCAGCATTAGAAAATACGCCAAGAGATACTGGTATGGATATTTCTGCTTTACAACAATTATCTGACTACTGGACTTCTGTTAGAGAAGTGTATTCGGAATTTGAATCTGGCTTAAAATCAGGTAGCGTAGAGATTTACAAATACGAAATTCCTGGTGGCCAATATTCTAATCTAAAAGCACAAGTAGAAAGCTTTGGTTTAGGTCATAAATTTACAGATGTTAAAGAAAAGTATCTTGAAGCCAATGAATTGTTTGGCGATATTGTAAAAGTAACACCGTCCTCTAAGGTTGTTGGCGATATGGCAATATTTATGGTACAAAATGATCTTGACAAAGAAAATATACTGGAGAAGGGCAAAAACTTATCTTTCCCTGATTCTGTAATGGACTTCTATAGAGGCATGATTGGTCAACCAGAAGGCGGTTTTGATCCTGAACTACAAAAATTAGTATTAAAGGGAGAAGAACCAATCACTGTAAGACCAGGGACATTATTAGAAGACGTAGATTTTGAAGAGATTAAGAAGCAATACAAAGACACTTATAAATTAGAACTAGATGATAAAGATGCTATATCTGTTGCCCTTTATCCAAAGGTATTTAAAGAATATGTAGAATATTTTGCACAATACGATGAGTACATGAGAATGGAAAGTCATGTGTTCTTCTATGGTTTGAAAGAAGGAGAAGCTGCTCAGATCGAAGTGGATACTGGAAAAAGCTATATGGTAAAATTAGTATCAGTAGGTAAAACAGACGAGATGGGCAGAAGACCGGTAGTATTTGAAGTAGATGGCTTTAGAAGAGATATCTTTATCGAAGACAAAAAATCCTTAAGTGTCATCCACAAGAAAATCACCCAAATGGCAGAAAAAGGAAATCCGCAACAAATCGGTTCAAGCATACCTGGTACTGTAGTAGATGTATTGGTTAAAATAGGAGATAAAGTAGAAGTAAATCAACCACTAGCTATTATCGAAGCCATGAAAATGGAAACAGAAGTAGTAACGACAACAGCTGGGGTAGTAGATGATATTCTCATCGCAGCAGGTCAAAGTGTTCAGTCTGGGGAATTGCTTATTACGCTTAAATAAGGTGGTAAGGTGGTAAGGTGGTAAGGTGGTCAGCAAAACCATTGCTCGCCTTTGGGCGAGCAATGGTTTTGACCTCAGTGGAATACCCAAGCCGTGGCAGCTGATCGCTGGCCGCAGGCCCCGTCATCCTGAGCGTAGCGAAGGATCTTGACTCCAAAGCCCGACCAAACATAATCTCGCCCCTGGCGAGTTGTGCCTTTACTTACCACCTTACCACCTTAAAGCTTACCACCTAAACAACAAAACCACCCATTATTAAAAATGGGTGGTTTTGTTGTTTATGCGACAATTTCGTAAAAAAAATATAACATTATGTTAATACCCATGTTCTTACAAGTAAAATGGTGTATAATATTTACTATGTTGTAGTAAAGGTAGGTATTTAAATGTCTCAGATCTCTAATATTTTTGATAATCTCTTAATACTAATAAGACCATCAAGCCTTATTGATATCATAATAGTAGCTTTTGTCGCGTATAAAATTATACGTTGGATTCAGTTTACTCAAGCTGCACAAGTTGCAAAGGGTATTCTTTTTTTATTAGTTGCAACTCAAATGAGCGATTGGTTTGAACTCTATACTGTAAATTTTTTGCTTAGAAGTATTATGACTGTAGGATTTATTGCCATTATTATTGTGTTTCAACCAGAACTTAGAAGGGCTTTGGAGCAGATTGGACGAACTAGCTTCTGGAAAAGTAGGTTTACTGTAGACAACAAAGAGACAGAAAGAACTATAGGGGAGATTATTGAAGCTATTGGGGAAATGTCAAATACGAAAACAGGGGCCCTAATCATCTTAGAGAAAGAGACAGGTATAGACGATATTATCATGACAGGAACCAGATTAGATTCGATCGTCTCAAGTGAGTTAATCCAAAATATTTTTACGCCTAATACTCCTCTTCACGATGGAGCCGTAGTAATACGAATGAGTGAAAACAAATTAAAGGCAGCTTCTTGTTTGTTGCCTTTAACCGAAAATAAAAACGTAAATAGAACTCTCGGAACAAGACATCGAGCAGCATTAGGCATGTCTGAAAATTCAGATGCCATTGTGCTAGTTGTCTCTGAAGAATCTGGCGTAATTTCCTATGCCAGCAAAGGTAGATTATACCGTTACTTAGATATTAAGAGCATGAAAGAATTCTTAAAAGAAGAGTTTAATCCTAAGGAAGAATCGCCAAAGAAATTTAAATTTTGGGGGAATAATGATGAACAAGAGTGAACCTAAAATAGCCATTATAATATCCCTAGGAATTGCCATTGTGCTATGGTTTTATGTAATGGGCGAAGTAGATCCCAATGTAACTCAAAAATTTAGCAATATACCCGTTCGCATAGAAAATAGAAATAGCTTAGAAGAAAAAGGTTTGGTATTATCAGCAGATCAAGAATATACTGTGGACATTAGCGTATATGGTCGCACCAGCAGCTTGTATAATCTTCGAAAAGATATTGAAGCATCAATTGATGTGACAAATATTGATGAAAAGGGAGAATACAATTTAGAAGCAACTATTCAGGGCTTACCTGATGTGGTTCAATTAAAAAACATATATCCTGAAAAAATCGAATTAAAAGTAGACCAATTAGGAGAAAAACGACAAGAAGTGGAAATTAATATTGAGGGAAATCCACAAAGAGACTTAGTTGTCATGGGGTATTCCGCATCACCTAGAAGTGTGGCTCTCTATGGACCAGAGGAAATGCTTAAAAAAGTATCAAAAGTAGTAGGTATCATAAATGTAGAAGGAGCGGGCAGTAATATAAATGAAAGTGTTCAAATACAAGCAGTAGACTCTAATGGGAAGGTAATAGAGGGAGTAAATATAAGTACCTCTCGTTGTAATGTAGATGTTCAGATTGGTAAAACAAAAAAGGTAAAAATAGAGCCAAATCTTAAAGGAACACCTAGTGAAGATTACATAATTACAAACATTACTGTAAATCCTAAGGAAATAGTACTAGGGGCAAAAGATGATCGATTAGGAAATATTGAGAAGGTTCTTACAGAAGAAATTAATATAGAAGGAATTCAATCAAGTGTTGAAAGAGTAGTAAAACTTCAATTACCGGAAGGTACGGACACTGTCGGTAATGGAACTACGGAAGTAAAAGTAAATATTACAGTAGAAGAAAAAGTAATTAAAGACTATCAAATCAAGACTCTAAAAGTAATCAATCAGCCAGAAGACATGGACATCGTTCAGCCTAAAGAAGTAAATATTAGTATAAGATTAGAGGGTAAAAGCACAGATGTAGAAAAGCTAAATATAGAAAACATTGCACTTTATATTGATCTAAAAGAAATACTAGAAGGGGAAAACACAGTTAAAATTCAAATGGAACCCCTCGAAAGAATTACCATAAAGGCCATCACACCAAGTAATATGATGATTACTGCGGTGAAAAGAGT encodes the following:
- a CDS encoding pyruvate carboxylase — translated: MKRFNKVLIANRGEIAIRIIRACKELGITTVAIYAEEDKLSLFRRKADEAYLIEDHRGPVDAYLNMDKIISLAKKKNVDAIHPGYGFLAENPVFARKCEKEGITFIGPTYQMMEQLGDKIQSKIVAHKVGVPTIPGVEKPITSDKDALEFAKIAGYPVMLKAAAGGGGRGMRIVESEESLLKDFKSAQNEALKAFGNGDIFIEKYLQQPKHIEVQILGDNYGNAVHLFERDCSIQRRHQKIIEFTPSLSITEEQRQAICEDALKIARSVNYRNAGTVEFLVDRNGDHFFIEMNPRIQVEHTVTEMVTDIDIVQTQILIAQGLRLDSNEIGITSQDDVQVSGAAIQCRITTEDPQNNFMPDTGKLEVYRTGGGYGLRLDSGNGFTGAYISPYYDSLLVKMTAFAKDFEKARTKAVRGLKEIEIEGVKTNKDFLINVLEHPTFINGDCDTNFIDQNPELFKLRFRGSEEKRLLNFLGEKVVNETTGNKADFDLPIVPKVDHTEMLYGTKQILDEKGPQGIVDYIKSQDKLLICDTTMRDAHQSLLATRVRSRDMIKIARATSVLAKDLFSIEMWGGATFDVCYRYLRESPWKRLEEIRERIPNIMLQMLFRGANAVGYKNYPDNVLKSFIKQSANSGIDVFRIFDSLNWMEAMKVPIEEVLKQDKIAEVAMCYTGDILDEKKTKYNLDYYVKMAKEIEETGAHILAIKDMSALLKPAAAYKLISTLKEEVNIPVRLHTHDTTGNGVATVIMASLAGVDIVDTALNGVSGLTSQPALNSVVAALENTPRDTGMDISALQQLSDYWTSVREVYSEFESGLKSGSVEIYKYEIPGGQYSNLKAQVESFGLGHKFTDVKEKYLEANELFGDIVKVTPSSKVVGDMAIFMVQNDLDKENILEKGKNLSFPDSVMDFYRGMIGQPEGGFDPELQKLVLKGEEPITVRPGTLLEDVDFEEIKKQYKDTYKLELDDKDAISVALYPKVFKEYVEYFAQYDEYMRMESHVFFYGLKEGEAAQIEVDTGKSYMVKLVSVGKTDEMGRRPVVFEVDGFRRDIFIEDKKSLSVIHKKITQMAEKGNPQQIGSSIPGTVVDVLVKIGDKVEVNQPLAIIEAMKMETEVVTTTAGVVDDILIAAGQSVQSGELLITLK
- the cdaA gene encoding diadenylate cyclase CdaA, translating into MSQISNIFDNLLILIRPSSLIDIIIVAFVAYKIIRWIQFTQAAQVAKGILFLLVATQMSDWFELYTVNFLLRSIMTVGFIAIIIVFQPELRRALEQIGRTSFWKSRFTVDNKETERTIGEIIEAIGEMSNTKTGALIILEKETGIDDIIMTGTRLDSIVSSELIQNIFTPNTPLHDGAVVIRMSENKLKAASCLLPLTENKNVNRTLGTRHRAALGMSENSDAIVLVVSEESGVISYASKGRLYRYLDIKSMKEFLKEEFNPKEESPKKFKFWGNNDEQE
- a CDS encoding CdaR family protein — translated: MNKSEPKIAIIISLGIAIVLWFYVMGEVDPNVTQKFSNIPVRIENRNSLEEKGLVLSADQEYTVDISVYGRTSSLYNLRKDIEASIDVTNIDEKGEYNLEATIQGLPDVVQLKNIYPEKIELKVDQLGEKRQEVEINIEGNPQRDLVVMGYSASPRSVALYGPEEMLKKVSKVVGIINVEGAGSNINESVQIQAVDSNGKVIEGVNISTSRCNVDVQIGKTKKVKIEPNLKGTPSEDYIITNITVNPKEIVLGAKDDRLGNIEKVLTEEINIEGIQSSVERVVKLQLPEGTDTVGNGTTEVKVNITVEEKVIKDYQIKTLKVINQPEDMDIVQPKEVNISIRLEGKSTDVEKLNIENIALYIDLKEILEGENTVKIQMEPLERITIKAITPSNMMITAVKRVTEGEETVE